A genomic window from Diospyros lotus cultivar Yz01 chromosome 2, ASM1463336v1, whole genome shotgun sequence includes:
- the LOC127795886 gene encoding exonuclease 1, with protein sequence MGIQGLLPMLKSIMVPMHIKELEGCCVAVDTYSWLHKGALSCSKELCKGQPTSKHIVYCMHRVNLLRHYGVRPILVFDGGLLPMKIEQENKRARARKENLARAIEHESNGNAATAYECYQKAVDISPKVAYELIQVLKQENVYYIVAPYEADAQMTFLAVSKQVDAVITEDSDLIAFGCPRIIYKMDKFGQSIEFQYSKLQQNKELNFTGFTKQMLLEMCILSGCDYLQSLPGLGLKKAHALVKKFKSYDKVIKHLRYSTVAVSPGYEESFKKAILTFQHQRVYDPTIEDIVHLSCLPDNTLNDLDFLGPLIPQRIAKGIARGDLDPFTKMPFEEVNRNTGSAVDGTYELKNFNPERRKLELPAQRNLLTNYFCFASLEAKRKYKVPRDMPKHQSQMRETSSPVEHVTKEDAACKSNCTAGSLLDSEYQGMPSPIENCAGNGVVAESPRTSESPIHGLCDKKDTMADKRNPHDLLLQQSWHSIHKPCIKSHKEQEEKSSLDGNEGKMSMEHPNVILESSYFQHKSAKGSVLVNQNEMLVEKNYITMDKRENTVYECEYKASSGASEGETRMKNRKTTVRSSYFLPKLVNGNDQGSKNTKLSVYNPSTVMCEHAIPESTSDNKYTSSSIMKRKVPSVDSDQIEKMNYKCVRTNASLSTQSACSFTPDDTVIEANAKSGKFGCNISHLEKYSDIAEKSMERFVSVMSSFRFSSSGSRASGLRAPLKDVQNTFTSRSTAGVDFNKFAYVPTKRKTSSAYPRG encoded by the exons ATGGGGATCCAGGGGCTATTGCCAATGTTGAAATCGATAATGGTCCCGATGCATATCAAGGAGCTAGAGGGCTGTTGTGTAGCCGTCGACACCTATTCTTGGCTGCATAAAGGGGCCCTTTCTTGCAGCAAAGAGCTCTGCAAGGGTCAACCCACCTCCAA GCACATTGTTTACTGCATGCACAGAGTGAACTTGCTGCGGCATTATGGTGTTAGACCTATTCTTGTCTTTGATGGAGGTCTTCTACCAATGAAGATTGAACAAGAGAACAAGCGTGCAAG GGCCAGGAAAGAGAATCTTGCCCGTGCTATTGAGCATGAATCAAATGGAAATGCTGCTACTGCTTATGAGTGCTATCAGAAGGCTGTTGACATCTCTCCTAAAGTGGCATATGAACTAATCCAG GTCTTGAAGCAAGAGAATGTGTACTACATTGTTGCTCCTTATGAGGCAGATGCCCAAATGACATTTTTGGCAGTCAGCAAACAGGTTGATGCAGTTATTACTGAGGACTCAGACCTAATAGCATTTGGTTGTCCCAGA ATCATCTACAAGATGGACAAATTTGGGCAAAGCATTGAATTTCAGTACTCCAAGTTACAACAGAACAAAGAACTGAATTTTACAGGGTTCACTAAGCAGATGCTTCTTGAGATGTGCATTCTTAGTGGATGTGACTATTTGCAGTCTTTGCCTGGATTGGGCTTGAAAAAAGCTCATGCACTAGTGAAGAAATTCAAAAGTTACGATAAG GTAATCAAACATTTAAGATACAGCACGGTTGCTGTTTCTCCTGGATACGAAGAATCATTTAAAAAGGCAATACTGACATTCCAACATCAACGAGTTTATGACCCTACGATTGAAGATATTGTGCATTTGTCCTGCCTGCCTGACAATACTCTCAATGATTTAGACTTCTTAGGCC CATTAATACCTCAAAGAATTGCAAAAGGTATAGCAAGGGGTGATCTGGATCCCTTTACCAAAATGCCATTTGAG GAAGTGAACAGGAATACTGGTTCAGCAGTTGATGGAACCTACGAACTAAAAAATTTCAACCCTGAAAGGAGAAAGCTAGAGTTGCCTGCACAGAGAAATCTCCTGACAAACTACTTCT GTTTTGCATCTCTTGAAGCAAAGAGAAAGTATAAGGTCCCTCGGGATATGCCTAAGCATCAAAGTCAAATGAGAGAAACATCTAGTCCTGTGGAACATGTCACCAAGGAGGATGCTGCTTGCAAATCAAACTGCACAGCAGGATCCCTGCTTGACAGCGAATATCAAGGCATGCCCTCTCCTATAGAGAACTGT GCTGGCAATGGTGTTGTTGCAGAATCTCCTCGGACATCGGAATCTCCAATTCATG GATTATGTGACAAAAAGGATACTATGGCTGACAAGAGGAACCCACATGATCTTTTGCTGCAACAGTCATGGCATTCAATTCATAAACCTTGTATAAAATCACATAAGGAGCAGGAAGAGAAGTCTAGCTTAGATGGGAATGAAGGCAAAATGAGCATGGAGCATCCAAATGTCATCTTGGAGAGTTCTTATTTTCAGCATAAGTCAGCAAAGGGAAGTGTACTtgtaaatcaaaatgaaatgctagttgaaaaaaattatattaccaTGGATAAAAGGGAGAATACTGTCTATGAATGTGAATATAAGGCTTCTTCTGGAGCTAGTGAGGGTGAAACTAGAATGAAGAACAGAAAAACTACTGTGAGGAGTTCTTATTTTCTGCCTAAGTTGGTAAATGGAAATGATCAGGGAAGTAAGAACACAAAGCTTTCAGTCTATAATCCTTCCACTGTTATGTGTGAACATGCCATCCCTGAGAGTACTTCTGATAATAAGTATACTAGCAGCTCAATCATGAAAAGGAAGGTTCCCTCTGTTGATAGTGATCAAATT GAAAAGATGAATTACAAATGCGTTCGAACAAATGCTTCTCTTTCAACTCAAA GTGCCTGCTCGTTCACCCCTGATGATACAGTCATAGAAGCAAATGCCAAATCAGGGAAGTTTGGATGTAACATCTCCCATTTGGAAAAGTATTCAGACATAGCAGAGAAATCAATGGAAAGATTCGTTTCTGTAATGTCATCATTCAGGTTCTCCTCATCTGGTTCCCGTGCTAGTGGTCTCCGTGCTCCTTTAAAAGATGTGCAAAATACATTTACTAGTAG GTCAACTGCTGGTGTCGATTTCAATAAATTTGCATATGTACCAACCAAACGAAAAACTTCCTCAGCATATCCTAGAGGCTAA
- the LOC127795315 gene encoding uncharacterized protein LOC127795315: MEEELQESEVFFPESEEDENGEFGFAGHLNNKPRWKKKNKKKKKKTQKTNSVPVDIPGRDAWFCRWVESKFLDDDDEEEGELVPPHVVVERRICAGKMAFSVCTGNGRTLKGRDLSQVRNSILRMTGFLEA; encoded by the coding sequence ATGGAAGAAGAGCTCCAGGAATCCGAGGTCTTTTTCCCGGAAAGTGAAGAGGACGAAAACGGCGAGTTCGGTTTTGCAGGTCATTTGAACAACAAGCCgaggtggaagaagaagaataagaagaagaagaagaagacgcagAAGACGAATTCGGTTCCGGTGGATATTCCGGGGAGAGATGCGTGGTTTTGCAGGTGGGTGGAGTCGAAGTTCCTGGACGACGACGATGAAGAGGAGGGGGAGTTGGTGCCGCCGCATGTGGTGGTGGAGCGACGGATCTGCGCCGGAAAGATGGCGTTCTCGGTGTGCACGGGCAACGGCAGGACTCTCAAAGGGAGGGATTTGAGCCAAGTCCGGAACTCGATTCTCAGGATGACCGGTTTCTTGGAAGCGTGA